TAAAAGAATGCTGAGCACAATGCACAGCAAAACTGAAGGCGAAACCAGCGATACGCCGGTTCCGGCTCCTATTGGTGATGGGCCCATGGCAACCAAACGCAGAGCGGTAGTAAGCAAGCTTAAGAACACGGAATCTCAAGTCGAGGAGATTAGGCAAACGCTGGTTACAATTACAGAGAACATTAAGATGGTGGCAGGGAGTGTAGCTAGCATCACGGAGAGTGTTAGGCAGATGCAGGCTGCACTCAGTGACCCAGTAGAGGGACTTAGGTCAATGAATGAGTGCATCATTGCGCTAGAAATTCATGCCAAACTGCCTAAATTTGCGCCAAAGGGTGCATCGCCTGGCAACGTGGAAATGGCCATTCCCGTACAAGTCGATAGCCGAGGAGCTAATTATGAAGATGAACAGATTTTTTGAGCCACACTGACCCCCCCAGGGCGGTGATCAAAGTAGAATCCATAATGAATAACGATAAAGACACTGTCtgtatttggcaatggaactgcagggggtacgcTGGTAAAAGAGCACTCCTGCAGCAGTACTTTGGAGCAATAACGAAGAAACCTCAAATTATAGCACTTCAAGAGACCTTAGCCTCTGCAGCGTCCCTTTCTGGTTACCGGGCAGTCCCTGGCCAGTCAGGAGGACGAGGTGTCTGCACAGTTATAAGTAAAAAGCTGACGCACGTCGCCCACAACTTGCACATGGCCAGATGCAATATCGAATATGTAATGGTAGAGATCCTACTTCACACATCAAGGTGCAATCAGCggaaaaacagtgttttttgttttgaatgTCTACAGTAACCCCAGGCACAGGCGCCAGCCTTTCAAGACGTTGCTCGAGAGGGCAGTTGAATTAGCCGGTCCTCGGCAGCTTGtcatagtcggtgacttcaatgcgCCACATGACTTATGGGGATACGTGTATGAGACGAGAAAAGGTCGCAACCTCTGGCAGGACGCCACCGAACTAGGCCTTACCTTAATCACTAATAAGGCTTTTCCTACGCGGATAGGCAACTCTGCGACCAGAGACACGACGCCAGACCTCGCTTTCATCAAGAATGTCGAAAAGACTACATGGGCCAACACCGCCATCGATTTTGGCAGCGACCACTACGTTCTGCAAACTTCTATTATAGTGGACCGTAGCAGAGTCCGAGAGTTCACGGTGGTTGACTGGGATCTTTTTTGCAGCATTCGCAGTACAAGGGCCAGTGCTCCTGACAATTTCTAGGAATGGTGCGAGGGCATCCGCAGAGATACCGCCGCTGCCACCAAGAAGATAAAAGACAGATTTAAATGTGAAGAAGATGGACAGTAGGCTTGTCCACCTGCTCGAAGCCAAGACAGCTCTATTTTCTCTATGGAAGAAGCAGAGGCACAACCGTAGGCTGCGGCAAATAATATCAAAGTTGAACAAAGAAATCGAACAACATTGCGACGCACTGTGCAACCAGCAGTGGGACGAGTTGTGCGAGTCCGTCGACGGTCAAATCAGAAATGGCAAGTCCTGGCACCTTCTGAAGCACCTCCTGGACGAGCACAGCACTAGAGCCAACCAGAGACACACTTTAGCCCATGCCCTTCACGAAGCCACCAAAGAACAGGGGGTTGACGAACTCGTTACCCGATTAGTTTCCAAGTACCTGCCGGTCGAACGAGAGGACGAAGACGGCGTGTTCCCAGAGTATGGCGGTCCTCCTCTATCTGAACTAGACGAAGACTTTTCAGAGGCTGAGATCAGGAGAGTGATACAAATGCTCAATCACAAGTCAGCACCAGGGCCAGACGGGATCACGAACAGAGCCCTCAGAAACCTCGACGACGCATCCATAGAACGTCTATCTGGTTTCATCAATGAAGCATGGAAAACGGGAAGGGTTCCTGAGGAACGGAAGCTAGCTGACACCGTACTGATTCCCAAGCCAGGAAAGTCTCCTAGCGTTGAGAATCTTCGCCCCATTtccctcacgtcgtgcgtgggcaaggtggcaGAGCACGCAATTCTCAACAGACTTAACGACTACCTGGAGAAAAATGAGATTTATACGCACAATATGATTGGGTTTCGTACCggcctttcaacgcaggatgcaatGCTGCTCATTAAGCACCAAGTCCTTGATGGATACTCTAGAGATACAAAGGCTCTTCTTGGCCTAGACctagaaaaggcctttgacaacatCAAGCACAAATTCATCTTGGAGACTGTGGCGAAACTCGAGCTTGGGCCCAGGCTGTACAACTACATTAAGTCCTTCTTGTCTGGAAGAAAAGCGAGGCTGCGCATGGGGAACTTCTTCTCTGATGACGTACCACTCGGACATCGAGGCACGACCCATGATCTGTGATTTCTCCGGTGCTGTTCAATCTCTGCATGATCGGACTGTCGAAAAGACTGGCTAGCGTGGACGGCATCAAGCATaccatctacgccgacgacatcacaatCTGGTGCGTTGGCGGCAGCGAAGGCCAAGTGCAAGATGCccttcaagaagcagtcgccgaggGGGAATCGTACTTGCGCCAAACGGGACTTAGATGCTCACCCAccaagtcggagctcctgctctatagaaaaGAATGAGGTGGCCGAACTAAGGGATGAAAACCTGTCGAAGAAAGCGATATACACATTTACACGAGTGACGGCGAGGAAATCCCGAAGGTAGACACCATTCGGATCCTCggcatgtttattgaagcgaAGGGTGGCAACGGTACTGCTCTGCGGAAGATTATCGCCAAGACTGACAACGCCTTTCCAGTCGTCAAAAGAGTCTCTGGGAGACATAGAGGCCTTAAGGAAGACAATTTGTTAAGGCTCAtcaatgcgtttgtgctctgccactttacctacaccgttgccatgcacaactggcttAGGTCGGAGTGGGACAAGCTCAACGTGATTATCAGAAAGACCGTCAAGAAAGCACTGGGGCTTCCCGTACGTACATACACCGAGAACTTGCTCGCGCTCGGTGTGCACAACTCTGTTGCCGAGACAGCCGAAGCGCAGCAACGCTCGCAGCTGGCTCGCTTGTCCACTACGACGGCTGGTCGGCGCATACTTGGTGAGCTAGGTTTTAACCCAATGAAGCTAGAAAAAAATAACGTGCATATATCaaaacatatacaggaaaacgTCATTGTTGCCCCAATACCCCGCAACACTCACCCTGTACACAATGAGGGACGTCGTCAGGCAAGGGCGACGGCTCTACTGATGCAACTGGGAAAAGGTGGCGTAAATGCAAGTTTCATTGACGCTGCAGCATATCGAGACGGCAAAAAGTTCGCAGCGGTGGTCGTGGATCAGACGGGCTCGACTACGAACTGCGCCACGGTACGCACAACGAAtccccaggtggccgaacaagtggccattgcaCTCGCTCTGCTAAATGGTCGGCGCGAAGAGGTGTATGACTCCAAATCCGCAGTCAGAGCCTTTCAGAAGGGCCGCATATCAACACAGGCAGCCAGGatcttgaacagctccaccagcGATACGATTGTGCCTCACACCATACACTGGTTCCCCGCGCATGTCGGCTCCGTAAACggcgttgcactgaacccgaaCGAGTCGGCCCACACAGCAGCGCGTGCACTCACTGACCGCGCAGCTCTCGACCTGAgcgacggctccagtgccgacgacgtgggacataaagacacacctactacacacaacgagattacgaagtattactacatggcgaggcgggcattcccaatgccacattcaaaactcaatagagcacaggccgtcttgttgcgcttacttcaaacccattcgtaccTGTCGTTAGCATACCTCaatgcaatttatcctcacaaattccccgatgccgcctgcgccgcttgcgggcagaccgctacgttagcacacatgctctgggagtgcgggtcgcttgggccgacttatagcaaacccgagtgggatgcgcttctgcacagcccagaacttcaggaccaaatcctggccgtcctgtgtgcccgcgacagggccgtcaggctagacctgccggtccccatgtgggagtagccgggtgacgcgtggcaacctcagcgtctgcactggaccataataaagttgttctcactcactctcactcacatcacgtgggagtgtgcagagcacgatgaagaacacgacaccactggcacgtggaaggaatgggaggcgctgctgtctagcccagccctagtggatcagctgcgactgatccacagagctgaacgaatggctcgcgccagtggggccccggaataggggcaccaccctgccggacagacttcggtCTACACCCcgtatattcctcggggcactggagttcaagcctgtctggattatgtatatcataaagttttgtactactactactactaaaaaaaCCCACGTCACTCCAACATCTTAGCAACATGAAAACTGCGTGCACGGTTTCATGACCACGTGGAAAAGTTGCTCAAGACGCGCTGATGAGCACGGGAtcataacgtcatgcgaagataGCACCACTTTATCGCACTACTAACAAAGGCCTATAAGTACAGTTTTCTGGAGTAATATTTCTTTACTATAAAGAAgcaaacaatatttcaatactaacTGGAAAATTGTCTACCGCGTACACTAGTTTACGATCACGTGACAGGGCAGCTCAGATATTTTTGGAGTTTCTGCCACCAAGTGGCGCTACAGGCTATTTTAGcgattttcaatgaagaaataaaacttTAACTCCACTTCTCATGAGAAACATagggttggtttgagtcactatgAGATACAATCTTTCCATtcgtgcagtcatctcatttcatgttttGGGCAGTTGTCGGCACCTTTAAAGAAAACCTTACTTTGCACGGCACGGCACAGCGTTGCATAACAAGACAGAATGTTCTCGTTGATAAATGCAACACTTACACATAACTCTGGCAGTTCAACATAGAGAAATACCATCAACCACCTCAAGTAGGTCATGTCTGAACCAGTGCCTTCTTTATAAAATTTGTGCCGCGCACATTACGTAGGGCGGCTCACGGACGCTTGTTCTCGCCGCCACCACCAGGGGCGCTGGGCAAACAGGGTCTCGACTGCCTCGGCAACCCCACTGCTGTCATTCCGTCTCAGTTCATTCACATTGGTCGCGAGCTGCTGTTCAGATCAGGCGTGTTCAGTGTTTATCTTCACATTGCGAGACAGTTGCCGACAACTTATTAGCATGCCTTACGGTAACCTACTGTTGTGTGCTTTTATGTAAATccgacgaaaaaaagaaaacagcagcgATTTCTTTTTACGAGAAACCCGCTGACGCGGATGCACGATGGCTTTCCGCAACACGACGTAACAAGTGGTTGCCAAATACCACCTCATGCTACACCAAAATATGCAGTAAGCATTTCGAAGAAGATGACTTCATAGAAGGCAAGCATCTACGCCTAAAGGAAggtgctgtgccgtcagtttTTTAGGAGTATCTGCCGTATCTTCAGCCAAAGTCAACACTGGCGCGGGATACAGCAAACATCGGCAAAAGAGTGAGCACTACAATTGCGCAAATTGGCTCCACGAGTCTCACAGCGATACAACGATTGCTGCTAGCAGCAGCGTCTACTTCGTTGGGGGAGGATATGTTTGATTGCTGCTCCATGGACACATCAACGACAGCCAACTCGAGCGATCAAGACGTCTAAGTAAACAGCAGTTTCACCTCAAGTCTGCTTGTTACAGAGAGagaagtggaaaaaaaaagaaaaaagtttgagGAGCCAGTTGCTTCGACTGTCGCAGACCGTTGACAAGTATAAGACTGAATTGAAAAAGCCACACTAAAATTCTATGGTGGCGGATATTTCTTATATCAAGAAAAGGTCGGAAGAAAAGGAGCCTGCAGCTCTGTGCTTGATTGATCAAATTCAGAACTTCAGGAAGAAGAGGCCAAGTTGGTCTGAGGGGACAACTTGACATGTAGTTTTGAGGCATCTGTCGGCAAGAGCATATGAACACATTCGTGGGAAATGCTTTTGAAGCTTCGTTACAGAAAGATGCTGAGTAACTACATAGGAAGTACAAGCGGAGAGACAACTTCTGCAAGCTCGCTAAAGTTCGCTTTAAAGTGGAAGCCGAGAGCCCGACTGTATCGTTGATGAAATGAAGATAAAGGAAAAGCTGCAGTACAATAAACAGCAGGACTGCTTTGTGGGGCATGCAGATGTCTCCTTGGAACAACAGGGTGGTGACCTCACCTTAGTGAGCTCTCTTCTGTGCTTCATAATCACTGGGCTCTCGACTACGTATGGCATACCAGTAGCCTACTATTTTACCAAGGGGTTAACAGGCCCACAGCTTGACGAATTGTTGATTTTTGTGCCTGAGAAAGTAAAGGTCTGTGGTTTCAGGGTAATTCGTTTAGTGAGTGACAACCACAAAGTGAATGCCAATGCTATGAAACTGCTGGGAGATAGTCATCTTACATACAGGGTAGAACATCCCTGCGACTGTGACAGGCTCCTGTTTTTAAGTTATGATCCATGCCAcgtttttaaaaaaaatgctgattctgTTTTTGGCTCATGACTTTGGCCCGAAAAGAGAGGTCTTATCCTGTTACATAAAGAAGCTCTGCCATCTGCAGGACCTGGTTGTGAAGCCTGTCCACTACCTCAGTTGAAAGCATGTATACCCcaacaaaatagaaaaaatgaaTGTTGCAAGCGAAATTTCTCTCTTGATGTTACTGCGACCTTGGAGCACCTCAGGGACCAAGCTGGGCACACCTTAAGTGCCTCGTTTGCAGCTGCAGGCCAGACCATCATTTTCATGCAGAACATTTATCCTTTATTTGTGCTGCATGACAAGAGCAACAcgacccagcacctccacaagaAATGGCTAGACACACTAAACTTTGATGATACCGAAGATGCCAGACCAGAGTGGCTTGAGGTAACACTGCCTATCTACTTGGACAAGCTGAAAAAGAGATGTGGAAATCTAAAGGAACTTTTGACGAAAGAAACGTAGGAAGAATTGCTTTTGACCACATATTCCACAGTTGCTGCATCAGGTACCTGTTCACAGAGGAAAAGTTCTTGTTCGTTCTCATTTGCAAGTTTAACAGTGGCCCGATAGAGTCACTGTCTGGCACATTGCGAGTGTCCTACGGTTGTAATGACATGCTGCACTTTCGTTCCTTGTCTGGCTTGGAGAAAGTTCTAAAAACTGGAATTGCAGCATTCAGCATGGCATCAGATTTGCTCACAGTGAATGATCACAAATGTCCACAGGTACTTTGCACACTGCAGCTTCCCCTTCACCAACACAGCAGCTTCCTTAACTACAGAGAGCTACATGTGTTTTGCAACGACTCTCCACAACACTTTTGCCATGGCAGCTGCCTTCCCTTGAAATTTCGGCAACTGCACACGTTGGCGGTTACATTGCCCGTGTAATAAACGAGCACATGCTATGCGGAAGTTGCACAGCAATCTGCTCGAAGCCTGCAAGTAATCAACCGATCTTTCAGTTAACTCACAGCCAGGATCGAGGCGGGCTGCTTTACCCGTCGAACCAGTTGCTGTTCGCCCTTGACGTACTGAGGTCATTTGCTGATCGTGCCCTGAAGGACAACCCCACTCTGCAAAAGACATTGTCAACCCTAGTGGAGCATGCTGTGCCAGCCCTGTGCGCTTCAAACAGGGTGGCACACGCGCAGCACCGCAATGGGTTTGGTGCCCCACTTAAAAGAAAACAGACCTATCCTCAATATTTTGGGCTCAAACTGCAAGGGCGTGTGACAGCCACTGTGCCCACACAAGGTTTTTATCGCGGCTACAATCGCTGAATGAAGTTGCCTAGTCTTTCAAATTGCAAGCTTTTGCACAACACCCGTAAGCGAAGAACATGACGCTAAGTGAATACTAGAAACATAGCACTCGATTACCAACTTTCATTAGCAGACGAACCGATAGATTTTtgtgtcgttctgttctcgcactatagcAATAATCTTGACAATGTAGTTCTCACCAGTACAACATTCCCAATAACAGAGGAACACTTGGCAATGTAGTTCTCACCAGTACAACGTTTCCAATAACAGAGGAACAATGATTATGCTTGATGTCACTGTGAGAAAAACACATAAATAACTTCTCTTTTTCCCAATTACTGTGtttcttaaaataaaaaaaatcttttgCAATTTATGTAACACCATGCAGTGACAGCAAGATGATTCAGTCACGACACTGTCGGTAACTCCAGGTGTATCTAGTGCAGCCCCCCACCCCTCCCCCGTGCAGGCCATATCAACATATCAAATCAACTCACACTGAAAGAATCTCTAGAAGTCAAAGACATTAGAGAAGGCGCTCCGGTCCAGAGTAAAGTTTGTCCATGACGGTGCGCTGAAGAGCGGCACCGTGCATTGTTGATTCCTGGGGGAACGTTCTACGCCATTTTTCGAACGCTCGGCGGCGTTTCTCGCCAACACGGGTGTCGAACATCCCTTCTGGCGCAGTATGTCAACCATTTCGTTTCGGTACAGGCCAGCaaagtactccttctgcttcagTTTCTCTGCATCGGTGATGGAAGGCATGCCCTCACTTGGCTGCTGCTGTTGCAGCAGACGGTGTCTGTTGTTGAAGACCCACTTGCGGATTTTCTTCACAAAAGGCATCACCATGAAAAAGGCGTTCACGTTCAGTCCCAGAGAGCTCAGGGGCGACTGGTCGCGCTTGCTGGCTGGCAAGTCCGCAATGGCGAACCACTCGATGCTTCCGATTTCTTTGCGCGTCCGGGGGCTGAACTGCGTGCTCATGGGAACGCCGGCTATGATGTAGAGACGCGTCACGTGGTCATGAATCTGGCGCTCGATGAACTCGTTCTTGGAGAGAAGCGGGGTGATGTCGTAACCGGTCTCTTCTAGCACTTCACGGGCCGCACAGATGTGTGGTTCCTCTTCCTCATTCACCTACAAGAACCAGAGTGAAACAATGAATGATGA
The sequence above is drawn from the Rhipicephalus microplus isolate Deutch F79 chromosome 3, USDA_Rmic, whole genome shotgun sequence genome and encodes:
- the DCP2 gene encoding decapping mRNA 2; the protein is MSLIATPRQAPLEILDDLCSRFIINIPEEEREDPVRLCFQVELAYWFYLDFYCPENPMCPQCSMREFTQMIFHHVPSLREHLPDLDHILNRWKEYKMAVPTFGAILIDESLENVLLVQSYWAKATWGFPKGKVNEEEEPHICAAREVLEETGYDITPLLSKNEFIERQIHDHVTRLYIIAGVPMSTQFSPRTRKEIGSIEWFAIADLPASKRDQSPLSSLGLNVNAFFMVMPFVKKIRKWVFNNRHRLLQQQQPSEGMPSITDAEKLKQKEYFAGLYRNEMVDILRQKGCSTPVLARNAAERSKNGVERSPRNQQCTVPLFSAPSWTNFTLDRSAFSNVFDF